The Coffea arabica cultivar ET-39 chromosome 1e, Coffea Arabica ET-39 HiFi, whole genome shotgun sequence genome has a window encoding:
- the LOC113704429 gene encoding uncharacterized protein, translated as MAALQPPAGGPPSSSPLTFSRKSFADLFSNNSSTPQLSIQTSFTTHKGEPAVLFSQDSLERLAVPYRFALVGKFSRGRPKLEEIRRFILKLDLREAVPVGLLDSRHVIFQFQNEADFHRFWSRGLWYVQSFPMRVFKWSPAFHVDREPSVVPVWFQLPKLPLHFFHKEALFQIAGLMGVPLLVDAATMAVSRPNVARVCVEVDLLKPLPPRVWIGNGGHEGFWQELRPENLPSYCLHCYRQGHRVDACHVLQPALRPAKRVRDAPSVQAFGEAEDKAATQEAPGGGKLDPGAAGLTAGSPVAKGTSLVLLGGASSSYAEVGQGDAQVKSPPGGGPRDKSFTAAAEEVVEPTRQQEPMSLQDAARLVSSPLPLAALSQQRGEGAGMAGLQGELESLVDGAMQTAVAAELERIAELVVTEQSSEEGGDGLRTEVVIVEGEGDDAVGRVVQDGGDVVDNQEVVPVADNQEVVPVAGLSAQLNGTLEVVLEVEQGLVRGEEVQEGYVSDEPDVQGCTAAGNLSPRGIGVAAERLHVAQLVEHPCQVVDDNFQTAKTRAKGLRAKFPSDRELRSTTEGDQFLSLQISHPQLSAPLTVTVVHAASTGEERRVLWDGVLHCQPHQRPWIVVGDFNVVVEPWEKRGGRPFRVAEARDFVDFMASAGLFDGGFSGSNFTWCNNRHGRARIWKRLDRVLLNEACMDLHVSVTVDHLARHPSDHAPLLMAVSTRLDSKPRCFRFINAWAAHKEFLGVVKQSWEQECEGPPLHVLCSKLQRVKRSIQAWNRDKVGNFSDNVRKAEAEVARLDQCMVGGGSENDQLQLHQAQARLSRALAMEEALWKQRSRVKWLQLGDRNTSFFHAVVKQRRMQAVIHGVQDANQEWVTEDVRIGAEAIKYFSSLFSMEEAPASSEALGVIPKLLSEDDNEQLQNMPSFEEVRDVVFAMDGDSAAGPDGFTGKFFTSSWDIIGRDVYRAVLSFFCGEELPRRVTATSIILLAKVARPKSFSEFRPISLCNFVNKILSKILAARLAPILPKIISTNQSGFVRGRLISDNYLLAQELLSNMGSKVRGGNVALKLDMMKAYDRVVWPFLINVLRAFGFGEQWIDMVWRLISNVWFSVVVNGALFGFFKSARGLRQGDPLSPALFIIGAEVLSRSLNSLPCFRGFHWFSVPRGCPLVTHLGYADDVLVFSSASAGSLKLVKRVLTNYEAVSGQRINAGKSCFLVHPKVGLSRRMAIQRLTGFMYKPFPIKYLGFPLYCGRRKKEFFGGLCQAVLLRIQSWQNRVLSQGGKIVLLKHVLSSMPIHLLMAASPPKAIFQELEGMFTNFLWGASEGGPKYHWIRWQDLCVPQDAGGVGLRQLEDVYKAFSIKLWWNFRAKTSLWAQFMQAKFCRAVHPNLVFDGKGSEVWSRMVKVRNIAERHIGWIVRSGSSNFWFDNWLGSGGLSDRLESVSDNKIVDFVKQATWDVRSIAQWVPSEIVAEIVLVDPPAGHLPDLMVWRPEHSGCFTIKSAFNLVRRQSSPSPLFKRIWHQGVPLRISFFLLRLLRDRLPLDGTLWKLGIHGPSRCVCCASPEVETTEHVFATGDMARQVWHFFGDSVGVAWTGLAFRVCMAAWWQGKRGNKFLKFIHLVTPLLICWHIWKARNGMKYDGQKIEGVRICHGIVVELLQLFRVQFPECRVSALSWVDFYLEVSSWNAARSYMLVSWVRPSHGGLKLNTDGCSKGNPGESGGGGVLREASGRLILAFSCNFGLASSVQAEARALLFGVRLCLQRGFVSFEVELDSLVLVQVLNRTSRCPWSIYKEVYQLFGLLHHVPRVRHCYRQANQVADTLASEGCRLGREEIYLAASALPQIARGAFHLDRLGVAALRRME; from the exons ATGGCAGCCCTCCAGCCCCCCGCTGGGGGGCCTCCTTCTTCCTCGCCCCTAACCTTTTCTCGGAAATCGTTTGCGGACCTCTTCTCTAATAACTCTTCCACGCCGCAGCTTTCTATCCAAACATCTTTTACCACTCACAAGGGAGAACCAGCCGTTCTTTTTTCGCAGGATTCCCTGGAGAGACTTGCTGTCCCATATCGCTTTGCGTTGGTGGGGAAATTCTCACGCGGCAGGCCTAAGTTGGAGGAGATTCGGAGGTTCATCCTCAAGCTTGATTTGCGTGAGGCTGTTCCGGTGGGATTGCTTGATAGCCGCCATgtaatttttcaatttcagAATGAAGCAGATTTTCACAGATTTTGGTCCAGGGGGTTGTGGTACGTCCAGAGCTTCCCCATGAGAGTATTCAAATGGTCGCCAGCTTTTCATGTTGATCGTGAGCCTTCGGTGGTTCCGGTGTGGTTCCAATTGCCCAAGTTGCCTCTTCATTTTTTCCATAAGGAAGCTTTGTTCCAAATCGCAGGCTTGATGGGCGTTCCTTTGCTGGTCGACGCCGCTACCATGGCTGTCTCGCGACCGAATGTGGCTAGGGTCTGCGTGGAGGTGGACCTGCTGAAGCCTTTACCTCCTCGGGTTTGGATTGGGAATGGTGGTCATGAAGGGTTTTGGCAAGAGCTGCGGCCAGAAAATTTGCCTAGCTATTGTCTACACTGCTATCGACAGGGTCATCGGGTGGATGCATGTCACGTTTTACAGCCAGCCTTGAGGCCTGCAAAGAGGGTGCGGGATGCTCCTTCGGTCCAGGCTTTTGGGGAAGCAGAGGATAAGGCAGCAACGCAGGAGGCTCCTGGTGGGGGGAAGCTAGATCCTGGTGCGGCTGGGCTAACGGCAGGGTCTCCTGTCGCAAAGGGAACGTCCCTTGTCCTGCTGGGTGGGGCGTCTTCATCGTATGCTGAGGTTGGGCAGGGTGATGCCCAGGTCAAGTCTCCTCCTGGGGGGGGTCCCCGCGACAAGAGTTTTACGGCTGCGGCAGAGGAGGTTGTCGAGCCGACAAGACAGCAGGAACCCATGTCTCTCCAGGACGCTGCGCGGCTTGTGTCTTCCCCATTGCCTCTTGCTGCGCTTAGCCAGCAACGAGGTGAGGGAGCAGGGATGGCAGGTCTCCAAGGAGAGCTGGAGTCGCTAGTCGACGGTGCAATGCAGACCGCGGTTGCAGCAGAGCTGGAGCGAATTGCAGAGCTGGTGGTTACCGAACAAAGCAGTGAGGAGGGGGGCGATGGGCTTCGGACTGAAGTGGTGATTGTGGAGGGGGAGGGGGATGATGCTGTAGGCCGAGTTGTGCAGGATGGGGGTGATGTTGTGGATAACCAGGAGGTGGTGCCTGTTGCTGATAACCAGGAGGTGGTGCCTGTTGCTGGTCTCTCGGCTCAGCTAAATGGGACGTTAGAGGTTGTGCTGGAGGTGGAGCAGGGGCTGGTGCGTGGTGAGGAAGTGCAGGAAGGGTATGTGTCTGACGAACCTGATGTTCAGGGCTGCACGGCAGCAGGGAATTTGTCTCCAAGAGGAATAGGAGTGGCAGCTGAACGGCTTCACGTGGCCCAGCTAGTGGAGCACCCCTGTCAAGTAGTTGATGATAATTTTCAGACGGCCAAGACTAGAGCTAAAGGGCTGCGGGCCAAATTTCCTTCGGATAGGGAGCTTCGCTCTACG ACTGAGGGGGATCAATTTTTATCACTGCAAATTAGTCATCCTCAATTGTCAGCTCCACTTACTGTTACTGTTGTTCATGCTGCATCTACGGGAGAGGAAAGGAGGGTTCTTTGGGACGGGGTGTTGCATTGTCAGCCGCATCAGAGGCCTTGGATTGTTGTTGGAGATTTCAATGTGGTCGTTGAACCGTGGGAAAAAAGAGGTGGGCGGCCTTTTAGGGTGGCGGAGGCTAGagattttgttgattttatggCCTCTGCGGGTTTGTTTGATGGGGGTTTCTCAGGGTCGAACTTTACTTGGTGCAATAACCGTCACGGTAGAGCGCGAATTTGGAAGCGGTTGGATCGTGTCTTACTGAATGAGGCATGCATGGATTTACATGTTTCTGTCACAGTTGATCATTTGGCGCGGCACCCTTCGGATCATGCCCCGTTGCTCATGGCGGTATCTACTCGGTTGGATAGCAAACCTCGGTGTTTTAGGTTCATTAACGCCTGGGCTGCCCATAAGGAGTTCTTGGGGGTGGTGAAGCAGTCTTGGGAGCAGGAGTGTGAGGGACCTCCGTTGCACGTCCTGTGTTCAAAGTTACAACGTGTAAAGAGGAGTATTCAAGCGTGGAATAGGGACAAagttgggaatttttctgaCAATGTTAGGAAGGCAGAGGCGGAAGTGGCTCGATTGGACCAATGTATGGTAGGCGGGGGTTCTGAGAACGATCAACTGCAGTTACACCAGGCCCAGGCTCGGCTTAGTCGTGCGCTGGCCATGGAGGAGGCCCTATGGAAGCAGAGGTCTAGAGTCAAATGGTTGCAGTTGGGGGATAGGAACACCAGCTTTTTCCATGCGGTGGTGAAGCAACGGCGCATGCAAGCAGTGATTCATGGGGTCCAGGATGCCAATCAAGAGTGGGTGACTGAGGACGTGCGTATCGGGGCTGAAGCAATTAAGTACTTCTCGTCTCTTTTTTCGATGGAAGAGGCTCCAGCAAGTTCAGAGGCACTTGGGGTCATCCCAAAGTTGTTGTCGGAGGATGACAATGAGCAGTTGCAGAATATGCCATCCTTTGAGGAAGTGCGGGACGTGGTTTTTGCGATGGACGGGGATAGTGCCGCCGGGCCGGATGGGTTCACTGGGAAATTCTTTACCTCTTCCTGGGATATTATTGGCAGAGATGTGTATAGGGCGGTGCTAAGCTTTTTCTGTGGTGAGGAGCTTCCACGACGGGTTACTGCTACCTCCATAATTCTTTTGGCCAAGGTAGCACGGCCGAAGAGTTTTTCTGAGTTTCGACCGATCAGTTTGTGTAACTTTGTGAACAAGATTTTGTCGAAGATTCTAGCAGCTCGACTTGCGCCTATCCTTCCCAAGATCATTTCTACGAATCAAAGTGGTTTCGTTCGGGGACGGTTAATTTCGGATAATTATCTGCTAGCTCAGGAACTATTGTCTAATATGGGTAGCAAGGTACGGGGAGGGAATGTGGCATTGAAGTTAGACATGATGAAAGCTTATGACCGGGTAGTATGGCCTTTTTTGATCAATGTGCTTAGGGCTTTTGGGTTTGGAGAGCAGTGGATTGATATGGTTTGGCGGCTCATTTCGAATGTCTGGTTTTCAGTGGTTGTCAATGGGGCGCTGTTTGGCTTCTTTAAGTCAGCTCGGGGGTTACGTCAAGGAGATCCGCTTTCCCCTGCTTTGTTTATCATTGGAGCCGAGGTGTTGTCGAGGTCGCTGAATAGTTTGCCGTGTTTCCGAGGGTTTCATTGGTTTTCCGTTCCAAGGGGGTGCCCTCTAGTGACTCACTTAGGATATGCGGATGATGTGCTGGTTTTCTCCAGTGCGTCTGCGGGATCTTTAAAGTTAGTAAAGCGGGTGTTGACAAACTATGAGGCTGTGTCTGGGCAACGGATTAATGCAGGGAAAAGTTGTTTCTTGGTGCACCCAAAGGTAGGCCTATCCAGGAGGATGGCCATTCAGAGGTTAACTGGTTTCATGTATAAGCCTTTCCCGATTAAATATCTAGGGTTCCCCCTCTATTGCGGGCGCCGGAAGAAAGAGTTTTTTGGGGGTTTGTGTCAAGCAGTCCTTCTTCGTATTCAGTCCTGGCAGAACAGGGTGTTGTCTCAGGGAGGGAAGATAGTGTTGTTGAAGCATGTCCTTTCATCTATGCCGATTCATCTGTTAATGGCGGCTTCTCCTCCCAAAGCTATTTTCCAAGAGCTTGAGGGCATGTTTACTAATTTCCTTTGGGGAGCTTCAGAGGGGGGTCCCAAGTATCATTGGATTCGCTGGCAGGACCTGTGTGTGCCACAAGACGCAGGGGGGGTTGGTCTGCGCCAATTGGAGGATGTCTACAAAGCTTTCTCAATCAAGTTGTGGTGGAATTTTCGGGCAAAAACATCCTTGTGGGCTCAGTTCATGCAAGCTAAGTTTTGTCGGGCGGTGCACCCTAATCTGGTGTTTGATGGCAAAGGGTCAGAGGTGTGGTCACGGATGGTGAAAGTGCGGAATATCGCTGAGAGGCATATCGGATGGATTGTTCGTTCCGGGAGTTCTAATTTTTGGTTTGACAATTGGCTTGGTTCAGGAGGTTTGTCAGACCGGCTGGAGAGCGTTTCCGACAATAAGATTGTGGATTTTGTGAAACAGGCTACCTGGGATGTCAGAAGTATTGCACAATGGGTGCCTTCGGAGATAGTTGCTGAGATTGTTCTAGTTGACCCACCTGCCGGCCACTTGCCTGACCTCATGGTTTGGAGACCAGAGCATTCGGGATGTTTCACAATAAAGTCAGCTTTCAACTTGGTCCGACGTCAGTCCTCCCCCTCGCCATTATTCAAACGTATTTGGCATCAAGGTGTGCCATTGAGAATTTCATTCTTCCTGTTACGCCTCCTGCGGGATCGTCTTCCCTTAGATGGTACCTTATGGAAGTTGGGGATTCATGGACCGTCGCGATGCGTGTGTTGTGCTTCACCTGAGGTCGAAACTACGGAGCATGTGTTTGCTACTGGGGATATGGCGCGACAAGTGTGGCACTTCTTTGGGGATTCGGTTGGAGTTGCCTGGACTGGGCTGGCCTTTCGAGTCTGTATGGCGGCCTGGTGGCAGGGGAAGCGCGGAAATAAGTTTCTGAAATTTATTCATCTTGTTACTCCCTTGTTGATTTGCTGGCACATATGGAAGGCTAGGAATGGCATGAAATATGATGGTCAGAAGATCGAGGGGGTTCGGATATGTCATGGTATTGTTGTCGAGCTTTTACAGTTGTTTAGGGTACAGTTTCCGGAGTGCAGGGTCTCGGCATTATCTTGGGTAGATTTTTATCTGGAGGTTTCTAGTTGGAATGCAGCCAGGTCTTACATGCTAGTTAGTTGGGTAAGGCCTTCTCATGGGGGCCTCAAGCTCAACACAGACGGGTGCTCCAAGGGTAACCCGGGGGAGAGTGGGGGTGGGGGTGTGCTTCGGGAGGCTAGTGGTAGGCTGATCCTGGCATTTTCGTGTAATTTTGGGTTGGCTTCGAGTGTGCAGGCTGAGGCCCGGGCTCTTCTTTTTGGGGTCAGGTTATGCCTCCAGCGGGGTTTTGTTTCATTTGAGGTTGAGCTGGATTCCTTGGTGCTAGTGCAGGTTTTAAATCGGACATCTCGGTGCCCTTGGAGTATTTATAAGGAGGTTTATCAGTTGTTTGGGCTGTTGCATCACGTTCCACGAGTTCGTCACTGTTATCGCCAGGCTAACCAGGTGGCAGATACATTGGCCAGTGAAGGGTGTCGGCTGGGCCGGGAGGAGATATACTTGGCAGCTTCAGCCTTACCCCAAATTGCGAGAGGAGCTTTCCACTTAGATAGGTTAGGAGTTGCGGCTCTTCGCCGGATGGAATGA